TTAGGAAATACACTAGAACCTCCATGAACAGATTTATCACAGTGGAATCATTGAATACCctgctaacattttttttaattacactcatgatattcattaattacactcatgttATTAATCACacttgtggtattcatagattacatcgcagtatgtatatatgtaatatatatattttttttaattttaaatgttgaatgtcatttattgaaggagggaggaggtcttaaatacaggcctacagcacaatgggagaacgccagagggcagaagttcgctactgatgttttacaatcttgcatctaagctgttaatgcccattattcaggatacacagacaaggaacttcccttaagcattcaggagggtggaacctggcagggaattagcctagggaggatatcaaggtcaaggtccaaaagcaaggcaacagttacccaaaacgggggcctgggacctacaggtcccccttttattaaaaaatgagtttctgacttgggttgcatgggacgtcagcaggtcaccttacctgtcatggagacacctgcccaggccacacaggtgctctgttttaggttggtgagtgccccccaggcattacccatcccTGCTAACGTTTTTATTGATGTTGTTTTAGGCAACGTCATAAAGACGTTAGGTCTCACGACACAAACTCCTCAAAATCTGTCTGGACACACATCACATGTGCATTTTGCTGCTTTCTCAAGCTCcttggaataaaaataaacaattctgTTACCAGGGGTTCCAGACAGCCATTTTCATTACAGTCTGTATTTTAGGGAAACCTATAATGGTATATCAAATGCTGGGCCATCCTGAGCATCTCTAAACATTGTTATTGGAGTAGGAATGCCCCttttttatactttaagaaaaatttaaggcACAGTCGATAAGttacacaggctggccttgaacttttgatacTCTTACTTCGGCCTCCCAAATACCTAAGGTGACATGAAGGCCTgggccaccaagcccagctgtgAAAACACTTCTGGGGAATCTAGTATAGGGCTTGCCACGGTGAAGTAGAGAGTAAAGATTGATTTAATAAAGGAAAAGCTAATGGGGAGCTTAAAAAATTAAGTCTTGAGACTGTAAAAGGAGCGCCTACAGCCCCACCACCTCACCCCAGCAACTAAGATCTGTTGGGCAACTGTGATCAGCTTTTCCACTTCCCATGCTTCCACTTGATCCTCACATGAGAGTTACAAAGACCCATTACCCTCAGTTTACAGTGGATTCATGCCCAGGGTTAAAGTCGGACCCATAAGAGGCTGCCTCTTGTTTCAGGCTAGCCCCACATGTAAAGGCAATGTAGAGACATTGTCACATGCCAAGTCCCCCAAATCTTCATTAGGTCCCTCACCCCAGGGTCTGACCTCTGGGGCAAAGGACACAGGGGAGGGGGCCTTAATAGGTTAATTATTAACCACCTACACCTCTGGACGCCACGGGAAGCgaaaagccaccaccacccagctaggtGAGGTGTGCCAGCGACGGTCATGGGGGTCTCACCGACACCCCCAGCCCTGGGACGCTGGTTCTGCCACGTGATTCCTTTAGCTGTCTTCACGTTGTTACTTCTTTACACCAGTGTGCGGCTCTTCCACGACCGGCCTCTTGTGCTACCGGCTCCGGAGACCCAGCAGGCCAGCCTGTGGGAACTCAaggccccttccccttctccagtGCTCACCGCCTTGCTTCGGTTCACCTCAGGTGTCCTGACAGGCTGCAGGCCCGGGATGCAGTCCTGCAACCCAGAGGGACCGCTACCTTCCCAGGTACGTTTGAGTTAAGGCCAGAGCTCTGAACAAGGAAACAGGGGACCCAGAATGAGAAGCTAATGAAGGGAGGCGCCTCCCTCTCTGTTCACATGCcaagaataaacaggaggaacCCCGGCTAAACTCGAGGCACAATTGTTTTCAGAGCCCAATAGTTAAGTAGGCCTAGCAGGTTAGGAACGTCTTACCCATCTCTTGTGTCTACCTCCCAGATCGGTCCAGAGTTGAGACCTCTGGTGGTCCCGGAGAAGGAGGAGCCTCCCTGCCTGGGGCCTCAAGGGATGCTGGGTCGCATGATGAGCCCCTTCCTGGCCTGTATGAGCCCGGAAGGGGATGTGGAATTGTCTCAGTACCTGGCAGGATGGAGGGAACTACTCAGGTGGGTGATCTCCCTCCCCAAAGCCCGTCTTCCAAATGATTCCCTGCTCTTTCTCCGGTCATCTCCCCTTTCTACCACCAAACAGGTTCCTAACCCCCCTTGGCTCCGTCTTCGCCTTCGCCACCAGTGAGGCCGTCAGCAAAGTGACCGCCCTCGAGGCTCGCGTGCATGGCCCCGATGCTTCGCACTACACGTCGCTGGCGACTATGGCGACGTGGGAGCGTCAAGCAGGACTCCTGGAGCGGCCGGGGACCCAGCCGGGCTCTCGAACGCTGCTTTTGCTGCACCGCGCGCTGCGCTggtcccagctctgcctccaccGGGTGGCGACAGGGACGCTCGGAGGTCCGGACGCGGGCGTGCAGTGCGGGGACGCCTACAGCACCGCCCTGGCCCCGCACCACCCCTGGCTCATCCGTCAGGCCGCCCGCCTGGCCCTCCTCGCCCTCCCGAGTCGCGGCCGCTTGCTCCAGCTGGCGTGTCCCGGAGCCAGAGAGGCAGACGCGCGGGTGGCCTTGGCCCGGGCCGCCCGAGTCCTGGAGGACGTCTACAACCGTACCCAGGGCCTGCTAGCCGGCCATGGCCTGCTCCAGCTGGCTTGATGACCGCGGTGTCAGGGGACTGACCAGGAAGGCATGGCTGTAGGGAAGGATCAAAGCACCCGGGGTCACCGAGGAACCGGGCGCCCTGTTTTGCCGTCCTTCTCCGTGACGTCACCACAGTTAAGGCCCGCCCCCAGCAGGGCAGAGTGTGTGGTGTATGATCCTCTCATCTTCAGCCTCACGAAGCTGGAAGaagcaatgaaaaataaagaattcttTAGTAACTGTCGGCATAGGGCGTTATGTGTGATGACCGTAGAGCTAGCTTAAGGGGGAAGGGGATGTGGGAAGAAGGTGTGTCATCCCTGTTCTGCGTCTGATCCGATCCTATTCCCCAGAGTCTATTTCAGTCACTCCCATCCTTCAGTTGCCAGCCCCACACCGAGTCTCCAGTCCAGACCTGTCCTCCGAGCTCCATCCACACAGCAAACGCAACACATCCCACCTAAGTTCCACCAGAAGGACATCTCCTTTTGGGTTCTCTGTCTCcaacctgaagctctgcatcatGCCTCGCACCAAACAGGCACTCGGCTCCACGAAGTGTCTATCAAAGGTCTCCCTGCTCGCTCCCATACTCGTGAACATGAAAGAGTTAACTGTTTCATATACTAACTCCAAAATTGTACCTCAAATCTGCTTTCTTCTGAATTCTAGAGTTCTATATATCCAGCTGGCTATTCAGCATTTCCATTTGGATGTCAACTAGGCATAGCACACCTAACAGGTTCAGACTGAGTTtctaatgccttcttctcttAAAATATTCCCTTTGTCGTCTTGTTAGCTCAGTAAGGAATTCTATTTTTACAGGTCTTCAGACCCAAAATCTTATTAAACTGACCTTCACCACACCAACATTGAATCTGTTGAAATTCTGAAAATCTGATCATTCCCCACGTTTCCCCCTCGTTTCTTTGTCTAAATCAACCTTTTGTATGGCTTGGATTATTGAACTAGCCTAATTGTCACCCTGTCTTGAagtgagaaccagagtttggatcctcatCACCCACATTAGCAGGGTGGGttctggacagtggtggcacaggactttagtcccagcactatggaggctgaggcaggcagatctctgcgagttcaaagccagtttggtctacagagtgagtttcaggacagccagagctacatggtgagaccctgtttcgagaaaaacaaacaaacaaacaaaaagcatggtGGGCATGACAacctacctataatcccagcaaaaTGAATGTAGATGGaggaagattgggagttcaaagccaaccttggctacacagcaagtttaaggCTACATGAGatgctatcttaaaaaaaaaaaatcagaaaagccaAGCCTGGTAGCAGGGACTTGcaatctcagctacttgggaggcttaACTATTTAACAAGCACagtgcctgcctgggctacagataaACTTATCTGTACTTATCTGAACTCAAAGCTAGCTTTGGCAATTTAGGGAGATCcttcctcaaaataaaaaaaagtgaaaagagtcCTGGGGATGGCGcttagtgatagagtgcttgcctaggatgcatGCACAAGGTTCTGAGTTTAAACCcagcaacaaaagcaaaagctaAACAAAAATCTTAGAAAACCACGCATTGATGCAAAGGTTTTGGGGTATtactacagaaacacacacacacacacacacacacacacacacacacacacacaaagaataaatttgacttcaccaaaatttaaaactttttttttaagcatttagttatttgttgggggaggggagggtgcatTTGAGCACAGTgattgtgtgtggaggtcagaagacaactttcaggagttggttctctccttccaccttgtggaaGGGACACCTTTACTGGCTCAGCTATTCTATTTGcccaaaatttaaaacttttcctGTAATCAAATGGTAGAAACATACCTGCAAATCATATGTCTGATGTTTCTAGtacctaaaatataaaaaaataataatactcatgcctttaatcccagcacttgggaggcagaggcaggtagacctctgagtttgaggagtctggtctacaaagctaactccaggacagccagggttacacagagaaaccctgtctcaaaaaaccaaaacaacaacaacaacaaaaacacaccacTTGCCCAGTGggggagcacacctttaatcccagcactcaggaggcagaggcaggtatctgtgagttcaagcccagcctggtctatagagctagttccaggactgttatatagagaaaccctgtctcggaaaataaaacaaaacaaaactcactcATAACACAACAATAAAGACACCAAGTAACCCtttctta
This Peromyscus leucopus breed LL Stock chromosome 8b, UCI_PerLeu_2.1, whole genome shotgun sequence DNA region includes the following protein-coding sequences:
- the Gltpd2 gene encoding glycolipid transfer protein domain-containing protein 2; the protein is MGVSPTPPALGRWFCHVIPLAVFTLLLLYTSVRLFHDRPLVLPAPETQQASLWELKAPSPSPVLTALLRFTSGVLTGCRPGMQSCNPEGPLPSQIGPELRPLVVPEKEEPPCLGPQGMLGRMMSPFLACMSPEGDVELSQYLAGWRELLRFLTPLGSVFAFATSEAVSKVTALEARVHGPDASHYTSLATMATWERQAGLLERPGTQPGSRTLLLLHRALRWSQLCLHRVATGTLGGPDAGVQCGDAYSTALAPHHPWLIRQAARLALLALPSRGRLLQLACPGAREADARVALARAARVLEDVYNRTQGLLAGHGLLQLA